The following proteins are co-located in the Fusobacteria bacterium ZRK30 genome:
- a CDS encoding autotransporter outer membrane beta-barrel domain-containing protein — protein MKFKKVFNTVIVIGGILVSNIIAMGEEISNSTLEEASRSKILFFSNTKLSDTKNSGKGTSINWLSEPKRPLVGQKYDPLFTDGGDAIYGLDFIPTISKQTYDLIDHSNGVIYNNIIKNAKPLEKGEHSYYVGVDGSAFSDDPYDNVLGYGTEITSAYFGLDYKIHEQLRLGGVFNVGQSKYNYDDSNSSREDTFFQGSFYLDHKTVENLRFISMIYFGKTNSDLKRYYSATLYNGNKPGVSVNENATSDMENYYFGINNNISKRYDIDKFKTSFYYAPRFQFNAAYLMQDSINESTTSSDFNGLSIESEDSYSVNSSVGIAIGKDFLLKNNRKFNLEFGVDLLVEFGDPYSELTNKTNFNDRAPISGFPPKKGEPIGKTNTIKGYESDYIAIATSIIGYYEMNDNFSFYGGINYNFGENEKNIYGNLGINYTF, from the coding sequence ATGAAATTTAAAAAGGTATTTAATACAGTTATAGTTATTGGAGGGATATTAGTAAGTAATATTATTGCCATGGGAGAAGAAATTAGTAACTCTACTTTAGAAGAGGCGTCGAGAAGTAAAATTTTATTTTTTAGCAATACTAAATTATCAGATACCAAAAATAGTGGTAAAGGGACATCTATAAACTGGCTGTCAGAGCCTAAAAGACCATTGGTAGGACAAAAATATGACCCTTTATTTACAGATGGAGGAGATGCTATCTATGGATTGGATTTTATCCCCACTATCTCAAAACAAACCTATGATTTAATAGATCATAGTAATGGAGTTATTTATAACAATATTATTAAAAATGCTAAGCCCTTGGAAAAGGGAGAACATTCTTATTATGTAGGAGTTGATGGGTCTGCTTTTTCTGATGATCCCTATGATAATGTTTTGGGGTATGGGACTGAGATTACAAGTGCCTATTTTGGTCTGGATTATAAAATCCATGAACAGCTTCGTTTAGGGGGAGTTTTTAATGTAGGGCAATCTAAATATAATTATGATGATAGTAATAGTTCTAGGGAAGATACATTTTTTCAAGGAAGTTTTTATTTAGATCATAAGACTGTAGAGAATCTAAGGTTTATTTCTATGATTTATTTTGGGAAAACCAATTCTGATTTAAAGCGATATTATAGCGCAACACTTTATAATGGAAATAAACCAGGAGTTTCTGTGAATGAAAATGCTACCAGTGATATGGAAAATTATTATTTTGGAATAAACAATAATATAAGCAAAAGATACGATATAGATAAATTTAAAACTTCATTTTATTATGCACCTAGATTTCAATTTAACGCTGCTTATTTAATGCAAGATAGCATTAATGAATCTACTACATCATCTGACTTTAATGGCTTATCTATTGAAAGTGAAGATTCTTATTCAGTGAACTCTTCTGTGGGAATCGCTATAGGGAAAGATTTTCTTCTAAAAAACAATAGAAAATTTAATCTTGAATTTGGAGTAGATCTTCTCGTAGAATTTGGGGACCCCTATTCGGAACTAACAAATAAAACTAATTTTAATGACAGAGCTCCCATTAGCGGCTTTCCGCCTAAAAAAGGAGAGCCTATAGGAAAAACTAATACCATCAAGGGGTATGAGTCTGATTATATTGCTATAGCTACGTCTATTATAGGTTATTATGAAATGAATGATAATTTTTCCTTTTATGGGGGCATTAATTATAATTTTGGAGAAAATGAAAAAAATATTTATGGAAATTTAGGGATCAATTATACTTTTTAA
- a CDS encoding MATE family efflux transporter produces the protein MKKDIKKLFLKYTIPGVIGMIVTSLYIVVDGIFIGKAVGSDGLAAVSMVGPLTSLSFALNIMIATGSATIVAIKMGEKKIEEASKIFSFFVLMLILGAGGISLFTLVFPDQTAVFLGATGDLKSMVIEYMKIIMYFNIFYMGTYFLEIFVRTNGRPTYSMSALIIGGILNIILDYIWVIQMGYGLKGAAFATGISQTVASIILIIDFFRSDSQLKFVKPDFSLNLLLRGIINGSSEFVSEISLGFIIFMFNLIIMREVGKVGVSAFSIINYVNTVVFAILLGVSQGIQPIISYSLGADERYVIRGIFNLAIKTVFIIGTVAFTSMFIFSEEIIGTFSKNKELLTFTTKAAKIYCFAYFLNGINMVMSAYFTAIENAALSAFISALRGIIFVLMGTVIFPLIWGIDGIWFTMPVAEVLTAFIGYRYIKKCKVLDLKAA, from the coding sequence ATGAAAAAAGATATAAAAAAATTGTTTTTAAAATACACCATCCCAGGTGTTATCGGTATGATTGTAACATCGCTATATATAGTCGTAGATGGAATATTTATAGGTAAGGCTGTGGGAAGTGACGGTTTGGCTGCTGTAAGTATGGTCGGACCTCTTACTTCCCTGTCATTTGCATTAAATATAATGATTGCTACAGGAAGTGCCACCATAGTAGCCATAAAGATGGGAGAAAAAAAAATAGAGGAAGCCAGCAAGATATTCAGCTTCTTTGTACTCATGCTCATTTTAGGAGCCGGTGGAATAAGTCTTTTTACTCTGGTATTCCCAGATCAGACTGCTGTTTTTTTAGGAGCTACCGGTGATTTAAAATCCATGGTTATAGAATATATGAAGATAATCATGTATTTTAATATTTTCTATATGGGTACATATTTTTTAGAGATTTTTGTACGAACAAATGGAAGACCGACCTATTCAATGAGTGCATTGATAATAGGCGGGATATTAAATATAATTTTAGATTATATCTGGGTTATCCAGATGGGATACGGCCTGAAGGGTGCCGCCTTTGCAACGGGAATATCCCAGACAGTTGCTTCTATAATACTTATAATTGACTTTTTTAGAAGTGACAGCCAGCTGAAATTTGTAAAACCTGATTTTTCCCTCAACCTCCTTCTTAGAGGTATTATCAACGGATCTTCAGAATTTGTAAGCGAGATCTCTTTGGGCTTTATCATATTTATGTTTAACCTCATCATCATGAGAGAGGTTGGTAAGGTTGGAGTTTCAGCTTTCAGTATTATAAACTATGTCAACACAGTAGTTTTCGCTATTCTTTTAGGTGTTTCCCAGGGGATACAGCCAATTATAAGTTATAGTTTAGGGGCAGATGAAAGATACGTGATTAGAGGTATCTTTAACCTGGCTATAAAGACAGTTTTCATCATTGGAACTGTTGCTTTTACATCTATGTTTATATTCAGTGAGGAGATCATAGGGACTTTTTCTAAAAATAAAGAACTCCTGACATTTACCACTAAAGCTGCCAAGATCTACTGTTTTGCTTATTTTCTAAACGGTATCAACATGGTCATGTCAGCATACTTTACAGCTATTGAAAATGCTGCACTTTCTGCTTTCATCTCAGCTCTTCGAGGAATAATATTTGTTCTCATGGGTACTGTAATCTTTCCTCTGATCTGGGGAATAGACGGTATATGGTTCACCATGCCTGTAGCAGAGGTTTTGACAGCTTTTATCGGTTATAGATACATAAAAAAATGTAAGGTATTAGATCTAAAAGCTGCCTAA
- a CDS encoding PAS domain-containing protein, producing the protein MIVVDSKLKSYIHLVNFIADFLGPNYEVVLHDVRNINNSIIAIKNGHISGRKVGGPLADLSFKHIKENRNSDKKYLLLYGKTKDGRQLKTSTYFIRDEKEDIIGLFGINTDISNFVELKKRMESFINYGGNNIVEDREEERFESSIEDIMDSIINEVITDSRISVDRMDHLEKIEITKKLNLKGVFLIKGSVAKVAEKLKTSEATMYRYIKQVSK; encoded by the coding sequence ATGATTGTGGTAGATTCTAAATTAAAATCTTATATACATCTGGTTAATTTTATAGCTGATTTTTTAGGTCCTAATTATGAGGTTGTACTTCATGATGTAAGAAATATAAATAATTCAATAATAGCTATAAAAAATGGGCATATTTCTGGAAGAAAGGTAGGAGGACCATTAGCGGATCTTTCCTTTAAACATATAAAAGAAAATAGAAATAGTGATAAAAAATATCTGCTTCTATACGGAAAAACAAAGGATGGGAGACAGCTCAAAACTTCTACATATTTCATTCGAGATGAAAAGGAAGATATTATAGGTTTATTTGGGATAAATACAGATATCTCAAATTTTGTGGAGCTCAAGAAAAGGATGGAGAGTTTTATCAACTATGGTGGAAATAATATAGTAGAGGACAGGGAAGAGGAGCGTTTTGAAAGTTCCATTGAAGATATTATGGACTCCATAATAAATGAAGTTATTACAGATTCAAGGATCTCTGTAGACAGGATGGATCACCTGGAAAAAATAGAGATAACTAAAAAATTAAATTTAAAAGGGGTATTCTTGATAAAGGGATCCGTAGCCAAGGTGGCTGAGAAATTAAAAACCTCAGAAGCTACAATGTATAGATACATAAAACAGGTGAGTAAATAA
- a CDS encoding YgiQ family radical SAM protein yields the protein MFLPTTREEMDRLGWDSLDIILVSGDSYVDSSYNGSAVIGKYLSKYGFKVGIIAQPDIDNNEDIKRLGAPNLYWGISAGCVDSMVANYTATRKRRQKDDFTPGGLNNRRPDRATISYTNLIKRNFKQTPKPIVIGGIEASLRRTVHYDFWTNKLRKSILFNSKADILSYGMGEKSMLELAHTIQNGDDYTNIRGICYIAKEPKAGYLELPSFDECKADKHKFIEAFEKFYVNNDHITAVGLSQKQDTRYLIQNPPSIIPSTEEMDEIYGLEYERALHPYYKKMGEVKALDTIKHSVTTHRGCYGECNFCAIAVHQGRTITERSIDSIVKEVEDISTMKSFKGYISDLGGPTANMYGIECLKKQKLGACKDIRCMYPKTCKVLNVNHNKQLELLDKVKKVEGVKKVFIASGIRYDLIMDDNKCGSLYLENLVKDHVSGQLKIAPEHTEDEILGLMGKQGKDILKRFKDEFYKINDRLGKKQFLTYYLIAAHPGCNERHMKDLKRFASHELKVNPEQVQIFTPTPSTYSTLMYYTEIDPFTGKSMKVEKDTARKYKQKDILIDKDAKNGYMGNSYNKNHKSSKGDTAHSNGKNKKTNKPKNNKFKGTNKFKKKK from the coding sequence ATGTTTTTACCAACTACCAGAGAAGAGATGGATAGATTAGGCTGGGATTCTTTAGACATAATCCTGGTTTCTGGTGATTCCTATGTAGACAGTTCATATAACGGAAGTGCCGTTATAGGGAAATATCTGTCAAAATACGGATTCAAGGTGGGAATAATTGCCCAACCAGATATAGATAACAATGAGGATATCAAAAGGTTAGGAGCCCCGAACTTATATTGGGGAATCTCTGCTGGATGTGTTGACTCCATGGTGGCCAACTATACTGCTACTAGAAAAAGAAGACAGAAAGATGACTTTACTCCAGGTGGGTTAAATAACAGACGTCCTGACAGAGCCACTATTTCATATACAAACCTTATAAAGAGAAATTTTAAGCAGACACCTAAACCAATTGTTATTGGTGGGATAGAAGCTAGTTTACGTAGAACTGTTCACTATGATTTCTGGACAAATAAATTACGTAAATCAATATTATTCAATTCAAAAGCCGATATCCTTTCTTACGGAATGGGTGAAAAATCCATGTTAGAACTGGCTCATACCATTCAAAATGGAGATGATTACACCAATATTCGTGGGATCTGCTATATTGCAAAGGAACCCAAAGCCGGGTATTTGGAACTGCCTAGTTTCGACGAATGCAAGGCTGACAAGCACAAATTTATAGAAGCTTTTGAAAAATTTTATGTAAACAACGACCATATTACAGCTGTAGGCTTATCACAAAAACAAGATACCAGATATCTGATCCAAAATCCCCCATCAATTATTCCTTCAACTGAGGAGATGGATGAGATCTATGGATTAGAATATGAGAGAGCACTCCATCCATACTATAAAAAGATGGGAGAAGTAAAAGCTCTTGATACTATCAAACATTCAGTTACTACCCATAGAGGTTGTTATGGTGAGTGTAATTTCTGTGCCATTGCAGTTCATCAAGGAAGAACTATTACTGAAAGAAGTATAGATTCCATCGTGAAAGAAGTAGAAGATATCTCTACAATGAAATCATTTAAAGGATATATCTCTGACCTTGGCGGTCCCACCGCTAATATGTATGGAATTGAGTGTCTTAAAAAGCAAAAATTAGGAGCCTGTAAAGATATCAGGTGTATGTATCCTAAAACTTGTAAGGTCTTAAATGTAAACCATAATAAACAATTGGAATTACTGGATAAAGTTAAAAAAGTAGAGGGGGTTAAAAAGGTATTTATAGCTTCTGGAATAAGATACGATCTTATTATGGATGATAATAAATGCGGTTCTCTATACCTTGAAAACTTAGTTAAAGATCATGTATCAGGACAGTTGAAGATAGCTCCTGAACATACTGAAGATGAGATCTTAGGTCTTATGGGAAAACAAGGAAAAGATATACTAAAAAGATTTAAAGATGAATTTTATAAGATCAATGACAGGTTAGGGAAAAAACAATTTTTAACTTACTATCTAATTGCTGCTCATCCAGGATGTAATGAGAGACATATGAAAGATCTTAAGAGATTTGCCAGTCACGAGTTAAAGGTTAATCCTGAACAGGTTCAAATCTTTACTCCTACCCCATCGACATATTCTACCCTTATGTATTATACTGAGATAGATCCATTTACAGGAAAGTCTATGAAGGTAGAAAAAGATACAGCTAGAAAGTATAAACAAAAAGATATTTTAATTGATAAAGACGCCAAAAATGGATATATGGGAAATTCTTATAATAAAAACCATAAAAGCTCTAAAGGTGATACTGCCCATAGTAATGGGAAAAATAAAAAAACTAATAAACCCAAGAACAATAAGTTCAAGGGTACAAATAAATTTAAGAAGAAAAAATAA
- the der gene encoding ribosome biogenesis GTPase Der: protein MKPIVAIVGRPNVGKSTLFNKLVGDRVAIVDNQPGVTRDRLYRETEWCGTEFILVDTGGLEPRNNDFMMANIKKQAEVAMNEADVILFVVDGKAGVTALDEEVAYLLRKKNKHVILCVNKIDNFQAQLEDTYDFWGLGFEDLAPVSAEHKVNLGDMLDTVVEHINELEIPEEEEGIKIALIGRPNAGKSSLTNRLLGEERSIVSDIAGTTRDSIDSSFEHNDEKYVLIDTAGIRRKSKIEEDLEYYSVLRAIKSIKRADVCFMLLDGKEGLTEQDKRIAGIAYEEQKPIVIVVNKWDIVEKETKTMHKMREFLRVELPFLSYAPIEFVSALTGQRTLKLIDHVDLIHEEYHKRISTGLLNTVLKEAMVLNAPPTRKGRVVKVNYCSQVSSAPPKFVIFCNHPELLHFSYVRYIENKFREAFGFEGCPLNFVVNKKGE, encoded by the coding sequence ATGAAACCAATAGTTGCCATAGTTGGTAGACCAAATGTTGGAAAATCTACTCTATTTAATAAATTAGTAGGAGATAGAGTAGCTATCGTTGATAACCAGCCAGGTGTTACAAGAGACAGACTTTATAGAGAAACTGAGTGGTGTGGAACAGAATTCATCTTAGTAGATACAGGTGGATTAGAGCCTAGAAATAATGACTTTATGATGGCCAACATCAAAAAACAAGCTGAAGTTGCTATGAACGAAGCTGACGTTATTCTATTTGTTGTAGATGGAAAAGCTGGAGTTACTGCTTTAGATGAAGAGGTAGCTTATCTGCTTAGAAAGAAAAATAAACATGTAATCTTATGTGTAAATAAGATCGATAACTTCCAAGCTCAATTAGAAGATACATATGACTTCTGGGGATTAGGATTTGAAGACCTGGCTCCTGTATCAGCAGAGCACAAGGTAAACTTAGGAGATATGTTAGATACAGTTGTAGAACATATCAATGAATTAGAGATACCTGAAGAGGAAGAAGGAATTAAGATTGCTCTTATCGGTAGACCAAATGCCGGTAAATCATCTTTAACTAATAGATTATTAGGAGAAGAAAGAAGTATCGTCAGTGATATCGCTGGTACTACTCGTGACTCTATTGACTCATCTTTTGAGCACAATGATGAAAAATATGTACTTATAGATACTGCTGGTATCAGAAGGAAATCAAAAATAGAAGAAGATTTAGAATATTACTCTGTACTTAGAGCAATCAAGAGTATAAAAAGAGCAGATGTTTGTTTTATGCTACTAGACGGTAAGGAAGGTCTTACCGAGCAAGACAAAAGAATCGCAGGTATTGCATACGAGGAACAAAAACCAATCGTTATCGTTGTAAATAAATGGGATATCGTTGAAAAAGAAACTAAAACTATGCACAAGATGAGAGAATTTTTAAGAGTTGAATTACCATTCTTAAGTTATGCTCCTATCGAATTTGTATCAGCTTTAACTGGTCAAAGAACGTTGAAGTTAATCGATCATGTAGACTTAATTCATGAAGAATACCATAAGAGAATTAGTACTGGATTATTAAATACAGTATTAAAAGAAGCTATGGTTCTAAACGCTCCTCCTACTAGAAAGGGTAGAGTTGTTAAAGTTAACTATTGCTCACAAGTTTCATCTGCACCTCCTAAATTTGTTATATTCTGTAACCATCCAGAATTATTACATTTCTCATATGTTAGATATATTGAGAATAAGTTTAGAGAAGCCTTTGGATTCGAAGGTTGTCCACTAAACTTCGTAGTAAACAAAAAAGGTGAGTAA
- the minE gene encoding cell division topological specificity factor MinE has product MFEKLFGRKKSSAVAKDRLKLVLIHDRRLISNTVLNEMKDELIGVISKYIKIEQGEINIQFDVETENRNKGALIVNVPVKDILKK; this is encoded by the coding sequence ATGTTTGAAAAATTATTTGGAAGAAAAAAATCTAGTGCGGTAGCTAAAGATAGATTGAAATTAGTTTTAATCCACGACAGGAGATTGATCTCTAATACAGTTTTAAATGAGATGAAAGATGAACTGATTGGAGTTATCTCAAAATATATAAAGATTGAGCAGGGAGAGATCAATATTCAATTTGATGTAGAGACTGAAAATAGAAATAAGGGAGCACTAATAGTAAATGTTCCTGTAAAAGATATATTAAAAAAATAA
- the minD gene encoding septum site-determining protein MinD: MGKVYVVTSGKGGVGKTTTTANLGVGLAKNGNSVVLMDADIGLRNLDVILGLENRIVYNSMDVMEGTCRLKQALIKDKRYDKLFLLPASQTNDKMDVSTDMMQKLVAELKEKFDYVLIDCPAGIEQGFKNAIVGADEAIIITTPEISSIRDADRVIGLLAASEMGEIKLIVNRVKMKLVNEGNMLHMDDIVDILGLDIVGVVPDDEEIVISTNRGEPVTVKALAPSGKAYMNIAGRIQGEDIPFLNIDEKRSFASKLKNFFSR, from the coding sequence ATGGGAAAAGTATATGTAGTTACATCTGGAAAAGGTGGAGTAGGAAAAACAACCACCACAGCCAATCTAGGAGTTGGTCTGGCCAAAAATGGTAATAGTGTAGTACTGATGGATGCTGATATAGGTCTTAGAAATTTAGATGTAATATTGGGGTTAGAAAATAGAATAGTTTATAATTCTATGGATGTTATGGAGGGAACTTGCAGGTTAAAACAGGCACTGATAAAAGATAAGAGATATGATAAATTATTTCTACTGCCGGCTTCTCAAACAAATGATAAGATGGATGTTTCAACAGATATGATGCAAAAATTAGTAGCTGAGTTAAAAGAAAAGTTTGACTATGTATTGATTGACTGCCCGGCTGGAATAGAGCAGGGATTTAAAAATGCCATAGTAGGAGCAGATGAGGCAATAATAATAACAACTCCAGAGATATCTTCTATAAGGGACGCAGACAGGGTAATAGGACTCCTTGCAGCCAGTGAGATGGGAGAGATTAAACTTATTGTCAACAGAGTAAAGATGAAGCTTGTCAATGAAGGAAATATGCTGCATATGGATGATATTGTAGATATATTAGGACTTGATATAGTTGGTGTGGTACCTGATGATGAGGAGATAGTAATCTCTACAAATAGAGGAGAGCCTGTTACTGTAAAAGCCTTAGCACCTTCTGGAAAAGCATATATGAATATTGCAGGTAGGATACAAGGAGAGGATATCCCATTTTTAAATATAGATGAAAAAAGAAGTTTTGCCAGTAAATTAAAAAACTTCTTTTCTAGATAG
- a CDS encoding septum site-determining protein MinC: MGNNVIFKGSNGKLVIILNPDISFEELKDHLVEKLKKSKQLLTGYEAVIEFKGRELSEEEELELLNIVDEAVDINILFVTDGEELGSKEIEKAVNIVNEGVTKFHVGTLRSGEILEYSGNVVVLGDVNPGSIVKAEGNIVVIGTLNGVAHAGVKGNDEAFIVASNMNPFQLKIDEVLFKNYSSNILFRSKQIIRNKNNIAYLRNNILIIDKLTRKSLKNIVTT, translated from the coding sequence ATGGGAAATAATGTGATATTTAAGGGATCTAACGGTAAGCTGGTAATAATATTAAATCCTGATATTTCCTTCGAGGAACTAAAGGATCATTTAGTGGAAAAACTCAAAAAATCCAAGCAGCTATTGACGGGTTACGAAGCAGTTATTGAGTTTAAAGGTAGAGAGCTAAGTGAAGAGGAAGAGTTAGAATTGCTAAATATCGTAGATGAAGCAGTTGATATTAATATTTTATTTGTAACTGATGGAGAAGAGTTAGGTTCAAAAGAAATAGAAAAGGCAGTTAATATAGTAAATGAAGGGGTAACCAAATTTCATGTAGGAACACTGCGGTCTGGAGAAATCCTGGAATATTCAGGAAATGTAGTGGTATTAGGGGATGTTAATCCAGGATCCATTGTTAAAGCTGAAGGTAACATAGTAGTTATAGGAACTTTAAATGGTGTGGCTCATGCTGGAGTAAAGGGAAATGACGAAGCGTTTATTGTAGCTTCTAATATGAATCCATTTCAATTGAAGATAGATGAAGTTTTATTTAAAAATTACAGCAGTAATATATTATTTCGTAGTAAACAGATTATACGAAATAAAAATAATATAGCTTATTTAAGAAATAATATATTAATAATAGATAAATTAACAAGGAAATCATTGAAAAATATTGTCACAACTTAG
- the folP gene encoding dihydropteroate synthase produces MLINNKKFDFENKTYTMGILNLTPDSFSDGGSYTDVEVAIKRAKKMVEEGVDIIDVGAESTRPGADYIEEEEELKRILPVIKRLVTEVDVPISIDTYKSRVAEECIKVGAHIINDIKGLKGDPNMAGVIAKYGVSVIIMHIKGDPKNMQKNPEYDNIIEDVKESLEESIEIAVKAGICPKNIILDPGIGFGKTFEDNLEIIKKLCEFKKLEYPILIGASRKGFIGNILGTPPLDRVEGNLAIAVISAYNGASIIRVHEVKETVRALKVADSVKLIKD; encoded by the coding sequence ATGTTAATTAATAATAAAAAATTTGATTTTGAAAATAAAACCTATACCATGGGTATATTAAACCTTACTCCTGATTCATTTTCAGATGGCGGATCATATACAGATGTGGAAGTGGCCATAAAAAGAGCCAAGAAGATGGTGGAAGAGGGAGTAGACATAATCGATGTAGGAGCTGAATCGACTAGACCTGGAGCTGACTATATAGAGGAAGAGGAAGAGTTAAAAAGAATACTTCCTGTAATAAAAAGGCTGGTTACTGAGGTAGATGTCCCTATATCTATCGATACATATAAATCCCGTGTAGCTGAGGAATGTATCAAAGTAGGAGCACACATTATAAATGATATAAAAGGATTGAAAGGGGACCCCAATATGGCTGGAGTAATAGCGAAATATGGGGTTTCTGTTATAATTATGCATATCAAGGGAGATCCCAAAAACATGCAGAAAAATCCTGAATATGATAATATAATAGAAGACGTTAAGGAAAGTCTGGAAGAGAGTATAGAGATTGCTGTTAAAGCGGGAATATGTCCTAAAAATATAATATTAGACCCGGGAATTGGATTTGGTAAGACATTTGAAGACAACCTGGAAATTATAAAAAAATTATGTGAATTTAAAAAACTAGAGTATCCTATATTAATAGGTGCTTCTCGAAAAGGATTTATTGGAAATATATTAGGAACCCCTCCCCTGGATAGGGTAGAAGGTAACCTGGCAATAGCGGTAATATCGGCTTATAATGGAGCTTCTATAATCAGAGTTCATGAAGTTAAGGAAACAGTGAGAGCATTAAAGGTGGCAGATTCTGTAAAATTAATTAAGGATTGA
- a CDS encoding NAD+ synthase, whose translation MNDIKSKIKLNMELTEKILVNFIREEVRSAGFEKVVLGLSGGIDSAIVAFLAVKALGPENVLGIMMPYKSSSRESLEDAQRVVEATGMRVKKIEITDMVDAYFAKEPDISDLRKGNKMARERMTILYDYSAKEKSLVLGTSNKTEILLGYSTQWGDSASAINPIGDLLKTQVWELSEYMGVPKEVIEKKPSADLWEGQSDEDELGFSYFLADEIINLLVDERYTKEEILEKGYSEKTIDSILWRIKTNQYKRKLPLIAKISNRTMEREFRYPRDWGI comes from the coding sequence ATGAATGATATTAAATCAAAAATAAAATTAAATATGGAATTGACTGAAAAAATACTGGTAAACTTTATCAGAGAAGAAGTTAGAAGTGCTGGATTTGAAAAGGTAGTTTTAGGATTATCTGGAGGAATAGATTCAGCCATAGTAGCTTTCTTAGCTGTAAAAGCACTGGGACCTGAAAATGTATTGGGAATAATGATGCCCTATAAATCTTCTAGCCGTGAGAGTTTAGAAGATGCCCAAAGAGTAGTGGAAGCTACTGGGATGAGAGTTAAAAAGATAGAGATTACAGATATGGTAGATGCATATTTTGCCAAAGAACCTGATATCTCAGATCTGAGAAAGGGAAATAAGATGGCCCGTGAAAGGATGACTATCCTATATGATTATTCAGCCAAGGAAAAATCATTGGTATTGGGAACTTCTAATAAGACAGAGATTTTGCTAGGTTACAGTACCCAATGGGGAGATTCAGCTTCGGCAATCAATCCCATAGGTGATCTTTTGAAAACCCAGGTTTGGGAACTGTCTGAATATATGGGTGTTCCAAAGGAAGTTATTGAAAAAAAACCAAGTGCTGATCTTTGGGAAGGTCAGTCTGATGAGGATGAATTGGGATTTTCATACTTTTTAGCCGATGAAATAATTAATTTATTGGTGGATGAAAGATATACAAAAGAGGAAATATTAGAAAAAGGTTACTCTGAAAAGACTATAGATTCTATCCTTTGGAGGATAAAGACCAATCAGTATAAGAGAAAATTACCTCTTATAGCTAAGATCTCCAATAGAACTATGGAAAGAGAATTTAGATACCCTAGAGATTGGGGAATATAG